A portion of the Falco naumanni isolate bFalNau1 chromosome 9, bFalNau1.pat, whole genome shotgun sequence genome contains these proteins:
- the PPP1R3C gene encoding protein phosphatase 1 regulatory subunit 3C isoform X1 produces MHCSRMIQILDPRPLPSSIMPVDVAMRICLAHSPPLQSFLSPLEDCQRNNFVNRFKPLRPCLHVKRDSEAQKSDWNHSAARAKKRVVFADSKGLSLTAIHTFSEFQEHPGWDLQFDLLGIENITSGLKLHEEKNLILGFPRPSADYLDFRNRLQKNLVCLENCTLQEKVLSGTVKVKNVSFEKKVQVRITFDTWKTYTDVECVYMNNVYSDSENDTFSFTIDFPPALSSEEKIEFCISYQSGEHTFWDNNEGQNYKILHAEWKSDGVQIPSAKKDCVDLQTPRRGQEREPDQLGSPRLSSGLFPQWQSLGRIENSSPYW; encoded by the exons ATGCACTGCAGCAG AATGATACAGATCTTGGACCCGAGACCCTTGCCAAGCTCCATCATGCCTGTGGATGTGGCCATGAGAATTTGCTTAGCCCATTCTCCACCACTGCAGAGTTTTCTCAGCCCCCTTGAGGACTGCCAAAGAAACAACTTTGTGAACAGATTCAAACCTCTCAGACCGTGTCTTCATGTGAAACGTGACTCTGAAGCTCAGAAGAGCGACTGGAACCACTCGGCAGCCCGAGCCAAGAAGCGAGTGGTGTTCGCGGACTCGAAGGGGCTGTCCCTGACTGCGATACACACCTTCTCAGAGTTCCAGGAGCACCCTGGGTGGGATCTTCAGTTTGACCTTTTAGGCATTGAAAATATAACATCTGGCTTAAAGCTACATGAGGAGAAAAACTTGATTCTGGGTTTCCCTCGGCCCTCAGCTGActacctggacttcaggaatCGCCTGCAGAAGAACTTGGTCTGCCTGGAGAACTGCACCCTGCAAGAGAAGGTGCTGTCAGGTACTGTGAAAGTGAAGAACGTGAGTTTTGAAAAAAAGGTTCAGGTTCGAATCACCTTTGATACATGGAAGACCTACACAGACGTTGAGTGTGTATACATGAACAATGTTTACAGTGATTCTGAAAATGATACCTTCTCATTTACCATTGACTTTCCTCCTGCCCTTTCCTCTGAGGAGAAGATagagttttgcatttcttaccAAAGTGGAGAACATACCTTCTGGGACAATAATGAGGGTCAGAATTACAAGATTCTGCATGCAGAGTGGAAGTCTGATGGTGTTCAGATACCATCTGCCAAGAAAGACTGTGTAGATCTTCAGACTCCAAGGAGAGGACAAGAGAGAGAGCCTGATCAACTAGGCAGTCCGAGGCTGTCCAGTGGTCTCTTTCCCCAGTGGCAGAGCTTGGGTCGGATTGAAAATTCATCACCATATTGGTGA
- the PPP1R3C gene encoding protein phosphatase 1 regulatory subunit 3C isoform X2, which yields MIQILDPRPLPSSIMPVDVAMRICLAHSPPLQSFLSPLEDCQRNNFVNRFKPLRPCLHVKRDSEAQKSDWNHSAARAKKRVVFADSKGLSLTAIHTFSEFQEHPGWDLQFDLLGIENITSGLKLHEEKNLILGFPRPSADYLDFRNRLQKNLVCLENCTLQEKVLSGTVKVKNVSFEKKVQVRITFDTWKTYTDVECVYMNNVYSDSENDTFSFTIDFPPALSSEEKIEFCISYQSGEHTFWDNNEGQNYKILHAEWKSDGVQIPSAKKDCVDLQTPRRGQEREPDQLGSPRLSSGLFPQWQSLGRIENSSPYW from the coding sequence ATGATACAGATCTTGGACCCGAGACCCTTGCCAAGCTCCATCATGCCTGTGGATGTGGCCATGAGAATTTGCTTAGCCCATTCTCCACCACTGCAGAGTTTTCTCAGCCCCCTTGAGGACTGCCAAAGAAACAACTTTGTGAACAGATTCAAACCTCTCAGACCGTGTCTTCATGTGAAACGTGACTCTGAAGCTCAGAAGAGCGACTGGAACCACTCGGCAGCCCGAGCCAAGAAGCGAGTGGTGTTCGCGGACTCGAAGGGGCTGTCCCTGACTGCGATACACACCTTCTCAGAGTTCCAGGAGCACCCTGGGTGGGATCTTCAGTTTGACCTTTTAGGCATTGAAAATATAACATCTGGCTTAAAGCTACATGAGGAGAAAAACTTGATTCTGGGTTTCCCTCGGCCCTCAGCTGActacctggacttcaggaatCGCCTGCAGAAGAACTTGGTCTGCCTGGAGAACTGCACCCTGCAAGAGAAGGTGCTGTCAGGTACTGTGAAAGTGAAGAACGTGAGTTTTGAAAAAAAGGTTCAGGTTCGAATCACCTTTGATACATGGAAGACCTACACAGACGTTGAGTGTGTATACATGAACAATGTTTACAGTGATTCTGAAAATGATACCTTCTCATTTACCATTGACTTTCCTCCTGCCCTTTCCTCTGAGGAGAAGATagagttttgcatttcttaccAAAGTGGAGAACATACCTTCTGGGACAATAATGAGGGTCAGAATTACAAGATTCTGCATGCAGAGTGGAAGTCTGATGGTGTTCAGATACCATCTGCCAAGAAAGACTGTGTAGATCTTCAGACTCCAAGGAGAGGACAAGAGAGAGAGCCTGATCAACTAGGCAGTCCGAGGCTGTCCAGTGGTCTCTTTCCCCAGTGGCAGAGCTTGGGTCGGATTGAAAATTCATCACCATATTGGTGA